The following coding sequences lie in one Metallumcola ferriviriculae genomic window:
- a CDS encoding transposase: protein MFRKNDGHLQEELFSHYQTMNPKIAKMLKDTWAPIFYEHVFCKIDEEVFAPLYCFDNGRPNFPVNILLSLELIKNMFDYTDEEILEQFYFNYQVIYALGIKNIGEIYFAERTLYEFRERLVNYVKEHPDEEEIMFKQFEILTRHFIDKANIKTDEQRMDSTYVTPNIKRAGRLSLAYDFLEKAVKAIPQKHLSNSLKEVLEPSFKTKLLFKTKASKINAKLETVLILCTEIYDLAKAKQLTSKEEIKLLARFLNEQAHYDTEKKVWVPEDNKEISSASMQSAHDTDATFRNKNGKTNQGYVVNLAETCSKDNPVQLITDYDLDVNIKSDTELARKRVDTIKKNTDVTDLYVDGGYYGEETINKADEAEVKLHFTDMTGRKSTSNKLPLTNFNFNEEHEVEKCPAGKIPLRSDYSKKSKSTTTHFEKSECLYCPIREHCPVKPQKKSMVLRASKKAILAANTRQEISKKEIRRENTSKRAAIEGTNSAIKRGQGANKLRVRGLIKCQLQIGLKVIGHNFKQFSRAMNKPKPKGREVVCPM from the coding sequence ATGTTTAGAAAAAACGATGGTCATTTGCAGGAAGAATTGTTCAGTCACTATCAAACCATGAACCCTAAAATAGCTAAAATGCTGAAAGATACCTGGGCACCGATTTTTTATGAGCATGTCTTTTGTAAAATAGATGAAGAAGTGTTTGCTCCACTTTACTGTTTTGATAACGGCAGGCCTAATTTCCCGGTAAATATCCTTTTATCATTGGAATTAATAAAGAATATGTTCGACTACACAGATGAAGAAATCTTAGAACAATTCTATTTCAATTATCAGGTAATCTACGCTTTAGGTATCAAAAATATTGGCGAAATATACTTTGCTGAACGCACCCTGTATGAATTTAGAGAACGCCTCGTCAACTACGTTAAGGAACACCCCGATGAAGAAGAAATCATGTTTAAGCAGTTTGAAATCTTAACTCGGCATTTCATCGATAAAGCCAATATTAAAACAGACGAACAAAGAATGGACTCAACCTATGTTACCCCTAATATTAAAAGAGCTGGAAGGTTATCCCTTGCTTATGATTTTTTAGAAAAAGCCGTGAAAGCAATACCTCAAAAACATTTAAGCAACTCACTAAAAGAAGTACTGGAGCCTTCCTTCAAGACCAAACTGCTGTTTAAAACCAAGGCCAGTAAGATAAATGCCAAGCTTGAGACAGTACTCATACTTTGTACAGAAATTTATGACCTCGCTAAAGCAAAACAACTAACTTCAAAAGAGGAAATCAAACTGTTAGCTCGTTTTCTCAATGAACAAGCACATTATGATACAGAAAAGAAAGTCTGGGTGCCCGAAGATAATAAAGAAATTTCTTCCGCATCCATGCAGTCTGCCCATGATACGGACGCTACCTTTAGAAATAAAAACGGTAAGACGAACCAAGGCTATGTTGTTAATCTAGCTGAAACATGTTCGAAAGATAATCCGGTGCAGCTAATTACAGATTACGATCTGGATGTCAATATAAAAAGCGATACAGAACTGGCACGAAAACGTGTAGATACTATCAAGAAAAATACTGATGTTACTGACCTCTACGTAGATGGCGGCTATTACGGCGAAGAAACAATTAACAAAGCTGATGAAGCAGAAGTCAAACTGCATTTTACAGACATGACCGGCAGGAAAAGTACCAGTAACAAATTACCTCTGACAAACTTCAACTTCAATGAAGAACATGAGGTGGAAAAATGTCCTGCAGGTAAAATACCACTTCGAAGCGACTATAGTAAGAAATCTAAAAGTACAACGACCCATTTTGAGAAGTCAGAATGCCTTTATTGCCCCATAAGAGAGCATTGTCCCGTAAAGCCGCAGAAAAAATCAATGGTACTGAGAGCCAGTAAAAAAGCAATACTAGCAGCCAACACCCGCCAAGAAATTTCAAAAAAGGAAATACGACGTGAAAACACCAGTAAAAGGGCTGCCATAGAGGGTACCAACTCTGCAATTAAAAGGGGCCAAGGTGCTAACAAACTTAGAGTAAGAGGCCTGATCAAATGTCAGTTACAAATTGGCCTCAAGGTAATTGGTCATAACTTCAAACAATTTTCCCGAGCAATGAATAAGCCTAAACCAAAAGGCAGGGAAGTGGTGTGTCCAATGTAG
- a CDS encoding polysaccharide pyruvyl transferase family protein — translation MNILICGWYGTETLGDRAILAGILKILGNTFQKGDVNVKIASLYPFLTKRTLIEDRNIYVSIAPGLNLTYFDVNNLGVLDREINATDLVVFGGGPIMDLMELEVIKYIFIKANKNRKPTAILGCGLGPLYRKQFKNTAKEILKHSNLVIFRDKKSVESSKELLKDPMIQFNYSHDPAILAGYQYKLHKQETRGTLKNYIAVNVRQFQNIGFRADKYVSETKIIELLEDVSKKYGMVKLIPMHTYGIGGDDRYYLTKLQNETKSENIEVVHKPMNLYQLFDIYSEAEACIGMRYHSVVFQTLLNGNNYILDYTDKKNGKISAFIKLFDTTNFYGDRYINVLEDTPSDKFLEIKEVLERNKHFNFESYIYEETLDKYVKLLKSIT, via the coding sequence GTGAATATATTAATTTGTGGTTGGTATGGAACTGAAACATTAGGCGATAGAGCGATTTTAGCAGGCATATTAAAAATTTTAGGGAATACTTTTCAAAAAGGTGATGTTAATGTTAAAATTGCTAGTTTGTATCCTTTTTTAACTAAACGAACCCTAATTGAAGATAGAAACATATATGTAAGTATAGCACCTGGATTAAACTTGACTTATTTTGATGTAAATAATTTAGGTGTTTTAGATCGTGAAATCAATGCAACAGACTTAGTAGTATTTGGTGGTGGTCCGATAATGGACCTTATGGAATTAGAAGTAATAAAATATATTTTCATCAAAGCGAATAAAAACCGAAAACCCACGGCGATTCTTGGATGTGGTTTAGGACCGCTATATAGAAAACAGTTTAAGAATACGGCTAAAGAAATATTAAAGCATTCTAATCTAGTTATTTTTAGAGATAAAAAATCTGTAGAGTCATCAAAAGAACTATTAAAAGACCCTATGATTCAATTTAATTATTCTCATGATCCTGCAATACTTGCTGGTTATCAGTATAAATTACACAAGCAAGAAACTAGAGGGACGCTTAAAAATTACATAGCTGTTAATGTTCGCCAATTTCAGAATATCGGATTCAGGGCCGATAAGTATGTTTCTGAGACTAAGATTATTGAATTATTAGAAGATGTTTCAAAGAAGTACGGCATGGTAAAATTAATTCCAATGCATACATATGGTATAGGCGGAGACGATAGATATTATTTAACTAAGCTACAAAATGAAACAAAGTCAGAGAATATTGAAGTTGTGCATAAGCCTATGAATTTATATCAATTATTTGATATTTACTCTGAAGCTGAAGCTTGCATAGGTATGAGGTATCATTCTGTTGTTTTTCAAACATTATTAAATGGTAATAACTATATATTAGATTATACAGATAAAAAAAATGGAAAAATCAGCGCATTTATCAAGTTGTTTGATACAACAAATTTTTATGGAGATAGATATATTAATGTCTTAGAAGATACTCCAAGTGATAAATTTCTAGAGATAAAAGAAGTATTAGAAAGAAACAAACATTTTAACTTTGAATCTTATATATATGAGGAAACATTAGATAAATATGTAAAATTATTAAAAAGTATAACATGA